The genomic region ATGGCTGTCTGGCTGATGCCCTTGACATCCCGTCCGAGTTGCCGGTTAAACCACTTCAGGAAATAATTAACCAGCAGGGGAATGTCGGTTTTACGTTCGCCTAACGGTGGCAGGTGGATGGGAATAACATTCAGCCGGTAATATAAATCCTCCCGGAAAGTCCCCTCCCGGACCATCTGTTCCAGATCCCGGTTAGTGGCTGCCACAATCCGCACATCGACTTGCAATGTCGTTTCACCGCCGACCCGTTCAAACGTACTGTTTTGCAATACCCTAAGCAGCTTGGTCTGCATTTCCAGGCCCATTTCGCCGATCTCATCCAGGAACAGCGTTCCCTTGTGGGCAAGCTCAAATTTTCCTAATTTTCGCTTAATTGCACCGGTGAAAGCGCCCTTCTCATGGCCAAACAGTTCACTTTCCAGCAATGACTCCGGAATGGCCGCACAGTTAACCTTGACCAGCGGCTGCAGCGAGCGCGGGCCGGCCTGATGAATGCCTTCGGCGACCAGTTCCTTGCCGGTACCGCTTTTCCCGGTTATTAGTACGGTGGACTGGACCTGCGCCGCCTTGCCGGCTAGCGCCAGCGCCTCCAGAACGGTATGATCCATGCCGATAAACGACTGAAAGGCGGCTCCCGGCTTTAACGCCCGGACAATTTTCTGCTCTGGTGTCTCACTGACATACCGTTCCGGATACCAGCGATTTTCCCGCTCTCGCTTCGACTGCTCCTCCAGCTTCTTTGACTTTTCCGTCACCAGCCGGACCGTTTCACTCAGGTCCTGAATAGTATCGCTGTGCTTTAAAACAGATATGATTCCGTTTACCCGGCCATTCGCCAGAATGGGCTGCAGCGTCGCCGTAATCTGCACCGCTGTATTTCGATCGGCGATCAGGGTATGGACAGTTTTGCCCGAAGTGAACACCTGCTTTACTATATCGCCCAGACAGGTATGCTCCAGAGTGGACCCGACCGTCAATGACCGGTCAATCATGGCGCTGTATGCTTCATTAACGTGAGTGACAGTCGCCGCGGCATCCAATACACAAACCCCATCGCCCAAAAGCTCCAACAGCAAAGGCAGCTTTCCGTCAACCGGCGCTTTTTTGTTCCGGAAGGAACCTATCTCCACATCCCATACCAGATTTTTGAAGTCCCGCTCCACAAAAGCTGCCAGTTCCGCCTCCGCCGCCGGCGACACTTCATCCCTTGACGATATCCACAGCTCGGGATTGCGCCGGTTGCACAGCCGGAGTATGCTGACCACCTCCGTTACCGGTACAGCATCATTTTTGCCATTGTCAAAGAAAAGTCTTGTCTGCCACCGCCCTTCCAGTTCCCGCGCCTTCAGCATTAGCATCAGCACAAACTCCAGGTTTAACCGTACCTCCGCTGCTACAATCGCCCTCTTCATCCGCTTCCTCCCTCATTAAGAAGCCACTGCTGTATTCATGACACGTGTCATGCCGGATTGCCTGCCACCTGACCACAGCAGAAGCTCCTCGCAAGAGGTCTCTGCCTATCCTTTTCTTACCTGACAGACGAAAAAATTTTGCGCCTGCCGTCACAGCCCTTACAGCAGAAGTTTCCTAGAAAAATACCGGCATAAATTCCGCCCTCTTCCTCCGAGTGCAAAAATTTATGCCGGCTCTCTGCTTGACGACATGTATACTATTAAACAAAAAGTACCAATACTCATTTTTATTATAAAGGATTGCTGAACAAATGAAAAGGACCTGCCGGTATTTCAACCCCTCTATTTTTCGGCAGTTCCTATTTAAGAAGGATTTTCCAAAAAAAGTGTCGAAATGGCATGCATATATCTGCATTTTTCGATACGGGTATCGGGGAGGAACTCATCTATGCTTCGCCTGCATTCCTTTAAAACCAAGCTATTGTTATGGATCATGCCTCTGTTGACACTGGGTTTGCTCAGTCTTAGCGGCGGTGCTTACTGGTACATTGATCATGTCGTGCAGGAAGAGCTGACCGCCAGCATGCTGTCGGTCACCGCTAAGGCTGCCGAAAGCGTTAATACCTGGTGCAAGACCCTGCTGCTCGAACCGGAAACTATCGCATCCACACCGGCGGCAAAAACCATTAATCAAAGTTTTCAGCAGATTGATGAAGAAAATGCCAACCGTCACAGCTTCCTGCACCAAAAATACCCCGACATATTTCTGGATATCTATGCGGCCAACCGGGAAGGCGTGTATCATACGATCCAGCAGTCCGGCGACCGACTTTCCATCTTTGAAGGCAGCATTCAAAACCGCGATTACTTTCGTTCCATTATGGCCGGGGGCCCTTCTCAGATCACGTCGCCACTGTTATCGCGTACGACAGGGCTTCCCACCATCTTCGTGGTAGCTCCCATCACCGATGACAAACAGCAGCCGCAGGGCCTCATCGGTACCGGCATCTCACTGGAATACGTGCAGCACATCGCTGAGAATCTTAAAATCGGCAAGACCGGTTATGGACTTGTCATCGCGCAGGACGGCTCTTTCATCTACCACCCGGATCAATCGCTCATTATGAAGAAAAAAATCACCGACATAGCCGATCCCGAGGTGGTAGAACTGGGCAAACAGATGTTGTCGGGCCATTCCGGCATTTTCCATTACACCTCTCAGGGTGAAAAGAAAGTAGCCTTTTACCAGCCCGTTCCCTTAACCGGCTGGTCTGTGGCGGCTACGCTGCCGGAAGCGGAACTGCTGGCTCCTATCCGGCAGATGCTCCAGTGGCTGACTGGCATTACGGCACTTATCCTCCTGCTCATCGGCGGTGTCATCTGGCTGGCAGCCAACCGCTTGTCCCGGCCATTGCAGGAGATGGAGGCCCATACCGGCGAGATTGCCGCCGGCAACCTTACACTTGAACCGCTGACAGTTAAGTCAAAGGATGAGATTGGCAGCCTGGCCCGCAAGTTCAACAGCATGGCCGAAAAGCTGCGCACCATGCTGCATGAACTGGAAATTAAGAATACCTCCCTGGAACAGGAAATCACCGCCCGCCGGCAAGCTGAAACAGCATTGCAGCAGGCTCATGACAGCCTGGAAATAAAGGTGGAAGAAAAGACGCAGGAACTACTGGCGGCCAATCAGGAGCTGACGGCTATGAATGAAGAAATTCAAACAGCCAACAGTACCTTGGCTACCATGAACCAGCAGTTAGAAGAGGAAATTCAGGTGCGTTGCCAGGTGGAAAACGATCTCGTACTGCGCGAACGGCAATACCGGGCCAGCGTCAGTTTGTTGACCCGGCCGATTGAAGAAGTCGATCACTGTCTGAAAGCCATTCTGCAAAACGCGCTGCAATTAATTAAAGCACCCGGCGGTTATATTGGCCTGTACGATCCGGAAGGAACCGAATTTATCATCCATCATGCCGTCGGCATTCACGAATCGCTCCTCGGGGAAAAAATGTCGGCCCACACGGGGATGAAAAAGGATGTATACCGGTCCGGCGAGCTCATCCACACGGAAAACTATCAATGCTATCCGGGCCTCAATGGTGACGAACGTCTGAAACGGCTAAGCAGTGTCGTTATGCTGCCTTTAAAGCAGGACGGGCAGATCATCGGTATTCTGGCTGCCAGTTGGATCGACGAACGCCACCCGATTTCCCAGGAGGATATTGAAGTCATCCGGCAATTTGGCGATCTTGCCTCGGTAGCACTGGAGCGGGCCAGTGTCTATGCCGACAACCGCCATATGGCGTTTCATGATTCGCTGACCGGTCTGCCGAATCGCGCCAGTCTCAACCGCTACCTGGAGGGAGAAATGCAAAAAGCCCGCAGCGGCATTGCCTCCGGTGTTATTTTATTCATTGATATGGATGACCTGAAAATGGTCAACGACAACTTCGGCCATTCCAACGGCGATGCCATTATCACCGCCGCTGCCGGCCATATCCGTTCCGTCCTGGACCCCGGCGCCTTTGTCGCCCGTTTGGACGGCGATAAGTTCGTCGCTATCCTACCGGGTGAGGAAAACTGCCGCCAGGCGGCCCAGATCGCCCAGAAAATGCTGACGGCACTTAACCGGGAATATCCGGTGGCCGACCAGAGCCTGCATATGTCCGCCAGCATCGGCCTGGTCATCTATCCGGTCGATGGCGATACAGCCGAAGACATTCTAAAGAAAGCCGACAGTGCCGTTTATGCCGCCAAAAAGGCCGGCCGCAGCAGTTGGCGATTTTACGATCCCAGTCTGCAGCAGGAGACCTATGAAGCCATCCTGCTGACCAACAGCCTGCGGCGGGTGCTGGAACGTGGCGAATTATCGCTGCATTACCAGCCGCAGCTTTTGCCGGACGGCCAAACGATGGTCGGCTTTGAAGCCCTGCTGCGCTGGCACAGTCCGGAATACGGACAGGTCTCGCCGCTGCGCTTTATCCCGCTGGCCGAAAAAAACGGCCTGATCACCCCCATTGGCCAATGGGTCCTGGAGGAGACCTGCCGCTTTGTCAAACGCTTGTCTGCCCTGGGCTGGGACGACCTGCATGTGGCTGTCAATATTTCTCCCAAGCAGTTGTTAGCCGGTAATTTTGTTTCCCGTATCCGCGCTATTATCGAAGCAGCCCAAGTTAAACCGGAACAAATCGTCCTGGAGGTAACCGAAAGCGTGCTCATTGAATCGTTGGAGCAAAGCGTGGAAAAAATGCAGCAACTCCACGACTTTGGCGTAGCGCTGGCTCTTGATGACTTCGGCACAGGCTACTCTTCGCTGACCTATTTAAAGAGTCTGCCTGTCGATATCCTGAAAATTGATAAATCCTTTATCGACAAAAACTGTACCGACCATGACCAGCGCCAGCTTGTCGCATCCATGATCGAACTGGGACACGCTCTCAACCTGACTATCGTCGCCGAAGGGGTCGAAACCGAACCACAACTGGAATTACTGCAGCAATATGGCTGCGACTGCATCCAGGGCTATATTTTTAGCAAGCCTCTGCCGGAACCAGCGGCCCTTGCTTTCTTAGAGCAAAAGCGTAAAGCCTCTCCCGCCCCGGACAGGCCATAATCATAGTAGAAACAGGCCGGAAGAATGTTGTTTCGTACCAACTTCTTCCGGCCTGTTGTTTTATTTATTGCCACTCGGTAATCAACCTTTTTCCAAGCCGTTCTTCTCCACTAAAACGGTGAACGTACCATCCCCGTTGTTTTCCACCTGGCATACCTTGTGGCCTTCTTTCTTAAGACTGCGGGGAATATTGGCAATGGGCTCGCCCTCCTGCATCTTAACTGCCAAGTACTGTCGGTCATCAATTTCTTCTAACGCCACCTTTACTTTCACAAAGGTAATCGGACAGACCACATCGGTAATATCAACAAAGGCATCTGCGGCTTGCGCCATTATAATACCTCCTCCAGCTTTGCCTGGAAGAGGTCCCAGCCTACCCGGTCCAGTGTATTGCGGAAACGTTCGCCTTGTTTGGCCTGTTCTTTAAAAAAGGCTAAAGCGGTTTCAATCACTGCGTGCAGCTTTTCTTCCTCAAATAAAATCGGAATAGTCTGTTTGCCAATGGCAATACGGTTGCCGAATAAACCGCCAAAGGAGACAATAAAACCGCGGCGGCCTGTCCAGGCATCTACCGGGCAGGATTTGACACATTTGCCGCAATAAGTACATTGCTCCTGCTTAAACTTCAAATGCCGCGCCGTTTTATCCACTGCAATAGCCTCAGTCGGGCAGACGGCTTCACATAACCCGCAAAAAGTGCAAGCATCCTGCTGCCAGGCCGGCTGCAGCCCTCCTTTTACGCCCAGATCATTTTCTTCCGCTTTTAGACAGTTGTTGCGGCAGCCCGTAATGCCCAGTTTAAATTTATGGGGCAGTTCCCGTGCATAATACCGCTCGTCAAACTCCTTGGCCAAGGCTGACGTGTCGATCATGCCGCTGGGGCAAATGGCCGCCCCCTGGCAGGCGGTGATGGTCCGGACCCTGGGGCCGCATGCCCCCGGCTGCAAACCGGCTTCGGCCAGTTCACGCTTGACTGTATCAATATCCTCCAGCTTAATGTAAGGAATCTCGATACTTTGCCGGGAAGTCATATGAATATAGCCCTGTCCATACCGGCCAGCCAGCTCATACACCTTTTTCAGTTGCTCTGCCTTAATTTGTCCTCCCACCACTCTTAGCCGCAACGAAAATCGATCCCTTTGGATCTGCTTCATAAACCCGCCCTTTTTCAGTTCCTTATAATCGACCTGTGCCATACTATTCCCTCCCTATTATGTGTATTTCCTCTTCACTGCTCGTTCCCTGCACAATCCGGAACCCTTTCACCACCGGCTGCTCCCGGTCGAGCAGCGACACAATGACATAACTTGCCTGCGGATCAAAGGCCAGACGCTTATCTTCTGCCGAAGGACGTGCCGGCGATGCCGGATGGCTATGAAAATTGCCCAGCAGGCTCCATCCCTGTCGCCGCATATCTTTAACAGCCGCGAATTGTTCCTTCGGGTCCATCGAAAAATGCTCCGGACTGTTATCCAGATTGGCTAGCGGATATACCTTTTCCACCACTTTGTTGCCCGCTGCATCCACCGTTCCCCCTAACAGGCCGCAGGCCTCTACGGGTGCAGCAGCAAGGGCTTGCCGGACTAGTTCACCATAACCGGACTCGGTTAAAATAATCAAACCAGGCTCCTCCTTTCGCCATTACCGTTCTTATTTATGGGCCACCTCGCACACCGCCTGCTCGTAATCAATCAGTTCGGTTATGGTCGGCTGCTCACCGCACACCTGACATTTGGCATTACCAGGCAGTTTCACCTTCCGGAAATTCATGGTCAGCGCATCATAGGTAAGCAACTGACCGGTAAGCAGTTCGCCTACTCCCAGTATGTATTTAAGCGCTTCCGTAGCCTGTATGGTACCGATAATCCCACCCATGACCCCCAATACTCCCGCCTGTTTACAGGTCGGAACAGCATCAGGCGGCGGCGGGGCATGAAAAATACAGCGATAGCAAGGACCCTGGCCGGGAACATAGGTCATGGTTTGCCCTTGAAACCGGATAATTCCGGCATGGGAAAATGGCTTTCTCAGCAGCACACAGGCATCATTAATCAAAAACTTGGCCGGAAAATTATCGGTGCCGTCAATAATAAAATCGTAATCCCGATCCTGGATAATGCCTGTGATATTGCCGGCATTAACCCACTCCTGGTAGGTATGGACGGTGACATCGGGATTCAGCTCCACGATAGTTTCTTTGCCTGACTGCACTTTGGGCTTGCCTACATCCCTGGTCTGATGAATGATCTGCCGCTGCAGGTTGGATAACTCCACCGAGTCAAAATCCACCAGACCAATTGCACCAACCCCCGCCGCCGCTAAAAATACCGCCGCCGGAGCCCCCAAACCACCGGTCCCGACAATAAGCACCTTACTGCCCAGCAGCTTTCGCTGTCCTTTTACACCGACCTCTTTGAGAATAATATGACGCGAATACCTTTCCAGTTGCTCATTGGTAAAACTCACGCTCTGCCACCTCCCATAAAGTACAAAAATTCCACTTGGTCACCGTCTTTCAGCAACGTGGCGGCAAAATTCTCCCGGTCGATCCATTCATCATTGATTTGTACCGTCACATAATTGGCCATTTCCACCTGTTGGCTTGCCAGCAATTGGTCCACATTGATGGCTTCCGCCAAGACCAATTCGTCGCCATTTACTATAATTTTCATAGTTTCAACCCTCCTTTCTATTGCTGGGAAATCGTTGACACAGTGAACCTATCACCAGGCAAAAAGAGGTTAAGGAGATTCCTACACCCGTAAGAATCCCCTTAACCTCCAAAGATTTGGTCAGCCAAGAATTCAGCGCCGCTTCCTTATCTACATCACGATCTTATTTCCCCGTATCAGTTTACTGCAGGGTTATTACCGTCAGGAGCAGCCACCGCAGGAGCCATGACCGCACTGCGTTGCACAGCCGCCGGCCAAGTGCCGCAAATGATTGTTCCTGATAAATTTTCCCCGCTTACCGTAAGCCTCCAGGGCTTTATCAATCCGCCCCGACACCATAAGCGACAGAAGGCCTTGCTGTTGCAGTTCCCGTTCTGCCCGGGGACCAATTTGAGCAGTTAGCACGACTTCCACATCAAGGAGCAGCCCGACTTTTTGCCCATGCAAATCCTCCGCTGCCGAATCAGTGTTGGCAGCCAAAAGCTGCCGGCGCTCCAGCAGCCGGTACTCACCCTGCTCATTGACTTCATAAATCCAAAACTCACCAGCCCGGCCAAAGTGCTCATCAATCAGTTCACCATCCGTGCTGGTCACCGCGACCTTTGCCATATATAGCACCTCCCTTATTCATTCACCGGCCGCTTTTCTCAAACGGCGACCGGTACCGCATCGGCAAGCAATCCCGCCAGCCGCCGGCCAATAATCTGCTGAAACTCCGCCTGTTTGCCTGTTGCGCCATGATCAAACTCAGTTACGACAAATTCCTTAGGCGCCTGGTACTGCTCGTATAGCTCCTGGGAGCCCGCCAGCGGCACCACCACGTCCGCTGTCCCGTGAATAATCAGCAACGGTGTGGTAAGCCGGCTCGCCGCGCTGATTGGGTCATAGTCCTGGGTAGCCAAGCCTTTGACAAACTGACTGTACAGAGTGAAGCCCCGGTCAAAGAAATTTTCAATCTTCTCGCCGCGCAAAGACTTCTGCCAAAGTTCCGGCCCGATGATCCGTTCCCGGAAATTAGCCACCGGCTTGGTTACCGGCGCGAAAACAATACGGGCCACTACCCGCTCGATTTGATCTTCGTGTGTCAGTACCACCAGCCCGCCCAGACTGTGACCATAAAGCACCACCGGTGATGTGGCAAACTGCTCCTGTCCGTCCACCCACTGCAGCACATTGGTCAAATCCTCCTGCCAGCCGGCTACGCTGGTATCAGTGGCAAAATCGCCGTCGCTGTCACCGGAGCCGATATAATCAAAACGCAGCACACCGTAGCCTGCTTTTTCTAAAAAATTAGCTAAATGTAACGTAAGATGGTTATACCCCACCTTATTGCCGGTAAAACCATGGCACAGCACCAACAACGGAGTTCCCGGTTTAAAGCCTTCCGGCAAGTGCAGCATGGCCGACAGGCGCTGTCTTCTGCTGGCAATCCATAGATGTTCTTTCATATAATTCGTCCTCCTTTATGACAAGTATCCGGCGGCTTCCCTTAGGGAAGCACTGATTTATTCACACTGCACATCCTGACGGATCTTTTTCCGCCTAGCTGCGTCAGCAAAACCTTGAAATAGGAACCGCTATTCCTGCGGTTTTACTTCCTTGCCAGTCGAAAAAATCTCTCGCCAGTCTGGCAGGCTTATTAAATCAGCGGTTCCCTACCAACCAAAAAAGGTCAAAAGAGATTGACAAATTGCCAATTTCTTTTGACCTTCAGTTATCTGATGAGCCAGGACACTCACTATATTACCTTTGTATTAACTGTACCACCTGCACCACTTCTTGTCAACGGATAACCTTGCTTTTACCGGTACGTGTCCAGCACCCGGTCATACAGATCCTCAATCAGCCGGAGCCCCCCGTTATAGCCGGCGTAGCCGCCATGCAGCACCAGGCGGTAAGCGACCGGCACGCTGACAATTAAAAGGTCGGCACCGATCTCTTTGGCTAAATCCCGTTCCCAGCCGCTGCCGATAATCAACGACCGGTTTTTCCGCTCATCGGCCCGGATTTCCTCCTGAATAGCGCCGCCGTCAATAGAAAAGCGGACTTCGGCGGAACGGAGCGGGGAAATATTGGCAAACTGGCTGCGTACAGCTTCCTGATACTCCTCCGGTATATTATCAATCACAAACTGTCTGGCCGGAATAATACCGAGCTCATTCAACAGATATTTCGCCAGGCCGACAGCATAGGTTGCGTCTAAAATGGTATAAAACCGCCGCGGCAGGCCGTAGCGGAATTCCAGCATAAAGTCCGCCGTTCTCTCAATATGCATATAAAACCGTTCTTCTTCTTTTTGAATAAATTGTTCTGCCTTCTGCCGGTCTACATTGGCAAAACCGGCCACTTCCCGTAAGAATTTTGAGGTTTCATTGCCGCCGACCGGCAGATAGGGGAAATGATAATAGGCGGTTCCATATTTTTGTTCCAGGTGTTTGGCAATCCCCAGTCCGGACCAGGCATTGACAACCAGGTTGAATTCGGCCTTGGGAATGGTCTTCCATTCGTCAACCCCGCCCGAACCTACGCCGAACAAAATGTTGACCTTAAGACCGATGCCTTCCAGAATACGCTTAAGCTCTTCCAGATTGCCGTTCCAGTACGGGTCCTGATAGGGAATGGTCGCAAACACGTTAACCAGTCCCGGCTGTTTCGTTCTGCCCGGGCTGAACTTGTCAACATATTGATCGATAATAGCGTTAACCACCTTTTCATGGCTTACGTAATTATTGCTTTTAAAACCACCGGTTTCCACATACACAATAGGTTTATCCTGCGCCTGATACTGACCGGTCACCTGACCAATGTCGTCGCCGACAATGTCCGAAGTACAACCGGTCAGGACCACATAGAGATCGGCGTCAATCACTTTGAACGCACCCTCGATTACATGCTTCAGCTTTTCTTCCCCGCCAAAGACAATCTCCGCTTCACTGGCATTGGTGCAGGGTACGGTATTCCCGCCGGCATAGCCTTCCCCCTGACCCAGCAGCCGGTTGATTTTATCGCCGCAGCCCGGGCCGGCATGCAGAATCGGCACCGCCCGTTTAATGGCTACGATAGACTGTTGAGCGCCGAGAGCGCAGGAATAACGGGGCTGTTCAATAAATGTCGACATGGGCGTCACCTCTGAGAAAAGAAAATGGATTTTGCTCCAGCCACCATTTGGTATAAGGCATGGTACTATGTTTGGCAAGATTGGTGACAAACTCTCTGTTATCAAGCGTTTCCAGTATCCGCTCCGCGTAATTAAGAACTCCCTGATAACCAAACCCAAACTGCTCGTCACCGATCAGCAAAGTAGGGATACCCAGTTTGGCACCCCAAAGGGTCATGCCCCCGTGTCTGGCAATCATGATATCCGGCCGAACTTTGTTCAGGATATTCACCAGTTCGTAGGCTTGTTTGTTGCAGACATTATAGTTGGGCACATCGCCATAGGTATTGACATCATGAGCCAGCGCATCGGAGGTAATATCGCCATTATCATAGATCGGATCATGATGAAAAATGGCCGCCCCCTGAACCTCCAGCCCCAATTCTCTAAGCAGCGCAATCAAGGCATGCCCGTGGGCGGCTCCTGCCGTCAGGTAGGCGGTTTTTCCCTGCAGTTGCCGGCGAAA from Propionispora vibrioides harbors:
- a CDS encoding M67 family metallopeptidase codes for the protein MIILTESGYGELVRQALAAAPVEACGLLGGTVDAAGNKVVEKVYPLANLDNSPEHFSMDPKEQFAAVKDMRRQGWSLLGNFHSHPASPARPSAEDKRLAFDPQASYVIVSLLDREQPVVKGFRIVQGTSSEEEIHIIGRE
- the moeB gene encoding molybdopterin-synthase adenylyltransferase MoeB — protein: MSFTNEQLERYSRHIILKEVGVKGQRKLLGSKVLIVGTGGLGAPAAVFLAAAGVGAIGLVDFDSVELSNLQRQIIHQTRDVGKPKVQSGKETIVELNPDVTVHTYQEWVNAGNITGIIQDRDYDFIIDGTDNFPAKFLINDACVLLRKPFSHAGIIRFQGQTMTYVPGQGPCYRCIFHAPPPPDAVPTCKQAGVLGVMGGIIGTIQATEALKYILGVGELLTGQLLTYDALTMNFRKVKLPGNAKCQVCGEQPTITELIDYEQAVCEVAHK
- the thiS gene encoding sulfur carrier protein ThiS, with product MKIIVNGDELVLAEAINVDQLLASQQVEMANYVTVQINDEWIDRENFAATLLKDGDQVEFLYFMGGGRA
- a CDS encoding sulfurtransferase TusA family protein; this translates as MAQAADAFVDITDVVCPITFVKVKVALEEIDDRQYLAVKMQEGEPIANIPRSLKKEGHKVCQVENNGDGTFTVLVEKNGLEKG
- a CDS encoding sigma-54 interaction domain-containing protein, which gives rise to MKRAIVAAEVRLNLEFVLMLMLKARELEGRWQTRLFFDNGKNDAVPVTEVVSILRLCNRRNPELWISSRDEVSPAAEAELAAFVERDFKNLVWDVEIGSFRNKKAPVDGKLPLLLELLGDGVCVLDAAATVTHVNEAYSAMIDRSLTVGSTLEHTCLGDIVKQVFTSGKTVHTLIADRNTAVQITATLQPILANGRVNGIISVLKHSDTIQDLSETVRLVTEKSKKLEEQSKRERENRWYPERYVSETPEQKIVRALKPGAAFQSFIGMDHTVLEALALAGKAAQVQSTVLITGKSGTGKELVAEGIHQAGPRSLQPLVKVNCAAIPESLLESELFGHEKGAFTGAIKRKLGKFELAHKGTLFLDEIGEMGLEMQTKLLRVLQNSTFERVGGETTLQVDVRIVAATNRDLEQMVREGTFREDLYYRLNVIPIHLPPLGERKTDIPLLVNYFLKWFNRQLGRDVKGISQTAMDALVRYGWPGNVRELKNIIERVVVLTDEAYIDICDLPQCFHQEKRCELEETHFYGSITKEEIFPLEKYEKDIIRAALERYGSYSAAAKALGITHKTVAAKARKYGLLDWINRWTLL
- a CDS encoding nitrogenase component 1 translates to MSTFIEQPRYSCALGAQQSIVAIKRAVPILHAGPGCGDKINRLLGQGEGYAGGNTVPCTNASEAEIVFGGEEKLKHVIEGAFKVIDADLYVVLTGCTSDIVGDDIGQVTGQYQAQDKPIVYVETGGFKSNNYVSHEKVVNAIIDQYVDKFSPGRTKQPGLVNVFATIPYQDPYWNGNLEELKRILEGIGLKVNILFGVGSGGVDEWKTIPKAEFNLVVNAWSGLGIAKHLEQKYGTAYYHFPYLPVGGNETSKFLREVAGFANVDRQKAEQFIQKEEERFYMHIERTADFMLEFRYGLPRRFYTILDATYAVGLAKYLLNELGIIPARQFVIDNIPEEYQEAVRSQFANISPLRSAEVRFSIDGGAIQEEIRADERKNRSLIIGSGWERDLAKEIGADLLIVSVPVAYRLVLHGGYAGYNGGLRLIEDLYDRVLDTYR
- a CDS encoding EAL domain-containing protein; this encodes MLRLHSFKTKLLLWIMPLLTLGLLSLSGGAYWYIDHVVQEELTASMLSVTAKAAESVNTWCKTLLLEPETIASTPAAKTINQSFQQIDEENANRHSFLHQKYPDIFLDIYAANREGVYHTIQQSGDRLSIFEGSIQNRDYFRSIMAGGPSQITSPLLSRTTGLPTIFVVAPITDDKQQPQGLIGTGISLEYVQHIAENLKIGKTGYGLVIAQDGSFIYHPDQSLIMKKKITDIADPEVVELGKQMLSGHSGIFHYTSQGEKKVAFYQPVPLTGWSVAATLPEAELLAPIRQMLQWLTGITALILLLIGGVIWLAANRLSRPLQEMEAHTGEIAAGNLTLEPLTVKSKDEIGSLARKFNSMAEKLRTMLHELEIKNTSLEQEITARRQAETALQQAHDSLEIKVEEKTQELLAANQELTAMNEEIQTANSTLATMNQQLEEEIQVRCQVENDLVLRERQYRASVSLLTRPIEEVDHCLKAILQNALQLIKAPGGYIGLYDPEGTEFIIHHAVGIHESLLGEKMSAHTGMKKDVYRSGELIHTENYQCYPGLNGDERLKRLSSVVMLPLKQDGQIIGILAASWIDERHPISQEDIEVIRQFGDLASVALERASVYADNRHMAFHDSLTGLPNRASLNRYLEGEMQKARSGIASGVILFIDMDDLKMVNDNFGHSNGDAIITAAAGHIRSVLDPGAFVARLDGDKFVAILPGEENCRQAAQIAQKMLTALNREYPVADQSLHMSASIGLVIYPVDGDTAEDILKKADSAVYAAKKAGRSSWRFYDPSLQQETYEAILLTNSLRRVLERGELSLHYQPQLLPDGQTMVGFEALLRWHSPEYGQVSPLRFIPLAEKNGLITPIGQWVLEETCRFVKRLSALGWDDLHVAVNISPKQLLAGNFVSRIRAIIEAAQVKPEQIVLEVTESVLIESLEQSVEKMQQLHDFGVALALDDFGTGYSSLTYLKSLPVDILKIDKSFIDKNCTDHDQRQLVASMIELGHALNLTIVAEGVETEPQLELLQQYGCDCIQGYIFSKPLPEPAALAFLEQKRKASPAPDRP
- a CDS encoding alpha/beta hydrolase, which gives rise to MKEHLWIASRRQRLSAMLHLPEGFKPGTPLLVLCHGFTGNKVGYNHLTLHLANFLEKAGYGVLRFDYIGSGDSDGDFATDTSVAGWQEDLTNVLQWVDGQEQFATSPVVLYGHSLGGLVVLTHEDQIERVVARIVFAPVTKPVANFRERIIGPELWQKSLRGEKIENFFDRGFTLYSQFVKGLATQDYDPISAASRLTTPLLIIHGTADVVVPLAGSQELYEQYQAPKEFVVTEFDHGATGKQAEFQQIIGRRLAGLLADAVPVAV
- a CDS encoding NifB/NifX family molybdenum-iron cluster-binding protein gives rise to the protein MAKVAVTSTDGELIDEHFGRAGEFWIYEVNEQGEYRLLERRQLLAANTDSAAEDLHGQKVGLLLDVEVVLTAQIGPRAERELQQQGLLSLMVSGRIDKALEAYGKRGKFIRNNHLRHLAGGCATQCGHGSCGGCS
- a CDS encoding 4Fe-4S binding protein, with amino-acid sequence MAQVDYKELKKGGFMKQIQRDRFSLRLRVVGGQIKAEQLKKVYELAGRYGQGYIHMTSRQSIEIPYIKLEDIDTVKRELAEAGLQPGACGPRVRTITACQGAAICPSGMIDTSALAKEFDERYYARELPHKFKLGITGCRNNCLKAEENDLGVKGGLQPAWQQDACTFCGLCEAVCPTEAIAVDKTARHLKFKQEQCTYCGKCVKSCPVDAWTGRRGFIVSFGGLFGNRIAIGKQTIPILFEEEKLHAVIETALAFFKEQAKQGERFRNTLDRVGWDLFQAKLEEVL